The DNA sequence GTCCAAGAAAGCGAGCACCTCCTAGACGAAGAGTACATCCAAGAAGCCTTTCACCGAGTCCATTAAGGTCACAACCTACAAACACCATGGGGGAGCGAAAGACAATGAGGGAATACACTAGTCCCACAATTGTTGATCATCCTTCTTGTATTGTGCTCCCTCCATGTGAGCATCATTTTGAGATCAAGCCAAGTACTTTGAGCATTCTACCCGTATTCCATGGCATGCCCTCAAATAATCCCTATGATCATATTGCGGAGTTTGAAGAAGTGTGTACTACTGTTCAACTACATGGTCTCAATCCTGATGGTTTGAAGCTTAGATTGTTCCCTTTCACACTCAAGGACTGTGCGAGGAAGTGGTTAAGTAAGTTGCCTCCTAGATCCATACGCACATGGGTTGAGATGCAAGAAACTTTCTTGGGAAAATATTTTCctccttcaagaacttccaATGTTAGAGATGAGCTTGTTGCATTCCGACAACTTCCACAAGAAAGTTTTAATGAGTGTTGGGAGCGATTCAAGGACTTGGAGATGTCATGTCCTCACCATGGGTTAGAGAAGTGGTTCCTTGTGGACAAGTTCTATAGAGGATTGATGCCGGATCAAAGACAAAGGGTTGACACTTTTAGTGGTGGAACTATTGCAAGTAAACTCCCAGATGCCGCTTGGGACACATACGAGGAGCTTTCTCTCAACTCCCTTCAATGGGATGATCTTGATACAAGGAGACGTCAAGTGCATAACAAGGAGAGTATACCTAACCGAGGTGGTATTTATGAGGTTCAAGGGACATCAACCGGGCCTTCTATGCATGAATTCAAAAGGTTAGAAGGCAAGATTGACCAATTTCTAAATCAAGTTAACCGGAACCCTCCTCAAGCACAAGTCAAGATGGTGACTTCTACACCATGTTTGCTTTGTGAGAGCCTAGCACATTCCACTCAAGAGTGCCATTTATCTTCTCAATATCTGGAATTTATGGAGGAGCATGTTAACCAAGTGGGTAGTTTTGTGCCAAAGAACCCAAGAAATGATCCATACTCCAACACTTATAACCCCGGTTGGAGAAATCACCCCAATTTTTCTTGGAAAGATCAAGGTGGGGTTTCTAATACGCACCAAGGAGGAAAACAAGGCTTTGGAGGCAACTAAGGCCAAGGATCATCCAATTTCATGCCCCATGGCAATGTGCACCAAGGAAACACTCATTTTATGCCTATTTCTTCACAAGGGCAGCAAGCATATATGCCTTATTCTCATGGTCAAGCCGCTTTTTCACAAGGATTCCAAGCTCCAAATGTCTCTCCCGGGTTTACACAAGGTGTTGGCTATAGCGGTGGCAAGTTTCAAGGAAATCTAGCTCATTTCAAGGTCCAAATCAAGGCGAGAGCTACAATTCCCCACCTATTCTTCAAAGCATCCGATTCAAGCTCTAAGTGAACCAAAGAAGCCTAATTTTGAAGAATTGATGGGTGAGTTCCTCAAGGTTCAAACTTCTACCAATGTGGAGACCAAGCAAAACATCTCTTCACTAGCTCAAGGGTATCAAAATCTAGCTACAACAAAGCATGACTAAATTAGAGATACAAATGGGCCAAATAGCAACCAATTTGAGTGAGAGATCAATGGGAGCTCTTCCTTCCACAACGGAGAAGAACTCGAAGCATGTAGCCAAGGCTATTACTACTCTTCGAAGTGGGAGGACATATGACAATAAGGTATATTTACCTTCATCTTCTCAATCCCCTTTGCATGTGAATGCCCCATTTAATGTTCCCTCTCCTACTATATCACCTTCTCTTGGTAATGGTGTTTCCCCTTCCACACATGTTCCCACCTGTACCCCTCTACATTCTAATGATGATTATGTGTTGGTTGAGGAATATGATAGTGATAATAGTGATATGCATGATGGTGCCATgtgggaagaaaatgtacctcgtGGAAATTTGAATAATGATTatttgcatgcttttaattcaAAGGAGGATGGGAACcggggggaagaaaatgtacccccGGGAATTGGAGTGGGTGATGTGGCTTTGAAtgcaaaaggaagaaataagggggtggataaggtagccggaggggaagaaaatgtaccctcCGGAGGAGTTTCTAATGTTGACAAGCCTCACACAAGCCAAGCTTCGGTTTCTCCCACTTTTATTCAAGACAAGACTACAAATCCTTCTATTGTGCAACCGATGGTTTCTAGAGATATTGTAGATCCTAAGAATGGGAATTCCATGGCTCTTGATAATTTGGGCGATGCTATGAAGGCTAGGGACCCCAATGAAGCCGTGAGTAACCCTAGGGATCCATCAAGTGGTCAAGCATCTACTCAAGCTCAAAAGCCAAGAAAGGGTCCAATTTGTGTGCCTCCTCTAGATATGAGAGATTATGAGATTCCATTGCCTTATCCTCAAGTGAAGTGGAAGCAAGAGttaaagaagaagcaagaagcaCAAACGAAAGAGTTCATTGAGTTGTTCAAGAAAGTTAACATCAATATCCCTTTGTTGGAAGCCATAAAGCAAGTGCCTTCTTATGCTAAGTTTCTAAAGGATGTGTACACAAACAAAAGAGCATTTAAGGAGCATGAGCAAGTTTGTCTAAGTGAGAGTGTATCGGCTATTCTTCAAGGAAAATTGTCTCCTAAACTTAAAGATCCCGGTAGTTTCACCGTGCCATGCACTATTGGGTCAAGATTCTTTGACAAGGCGATGTTGGACTTAGGAGCAAGTATTAATTTGATGCCATATGATATTTATCGAACACTTGGTCTTGATGATCTTAAGCCtttaaaaatttcattgaaaatGGCGGATAGGAGTATTGTCTACCCAAGAGGGATGCTAGAAGATGTGGTTGTGAAGATTGATTCTCTCTATGTGCCGGCGgattttgttgttcttgacaTGGCTAAGAGTATTGATGTTGAGGAGGATGAATCTCCTATATTGCTTGGTAGAGCATTCATGGCCACCGCCGATACCAACATTAGTGTAAAGAAGGGAATCTTGACGATGACCGTTTTTGATACTACTATTGGCTTCCGAATTTTTGATGCCATGAGAAGTCCTCTTCACTTAGGTGAGTGTTTTCGGGTAGATGTGGTTGATTCCATGGTGGAGAAGACTTTCATTGAAACAAGTGCCAAGGATTCTTTAGTAGCTTCTATTATGCATCATGGAGAAGAC is a window from the Rosa chinensis cultivar Old Blush chromosome 2, RchiOBHm-V2, whole genome shotgun sequence genome containing:
- the LOC112184378 gene encoding uncharacterized protein LOC112184378, which codes for MSEAPKRQRCRPRKRAPPRRRVHPRSLSPSPLRSQPTNTMGERKTMREYTSPTIVDHPSCIVLPPCEHHFEIKPSTLSILPVFHGMPSNNPYDHIAEFEEVCTTVQLHGLNPDGLKLRLFPFTLKDCARKWLSKLPPRSIRTWVEMQETFLGKYFPPSRTSNVRDELVAFRQLPQESFNECWERFKDLEMSCPHHGLEKWFLVDKFYRGLMPDQRQRVDTFSGGTIASKLPDAAWDTYEELSLNSLQWDDLDTRRRQVHNKESIPNRGGIYEVQGTSTGPSMHEFKRLEGKIDQFLNQVNRNPPQAQVKMVTSTPCLLCESLAHSTQECHLSSQYLEFMEEHVNQVGSFVPKNPRNDPYSNTYNPGWRNHPNFSWKDQGGVSNTHQGGKQGFGGN